Proteins co-encoded in one Sporosarcina sp. FSL K6-1522 genomic window:
- the infC gene encoding translation initiation factor IF-3, with the protein MYSRDNIRRWITISKDMYVNEGIRARELRIIDHNGDQLGIKTRTEALEIAARANLDLVLVAPQAKPPVARIMDYGKFKFEQQKKDREVRKNQKIILLKEVRLSPTIDEHDFQTKLRNAIKFLEKGDKVKCSIRFRGRAITHKEIGQRVLDRFAEACKDVSTVEQKPKMEGRSMFLVLSPTAEKQ; encoded by the coding sequence ATGTATTCACGAGACAATATTCGGAGGTGGATTACTATTAGCAAAGACATGTACGTAAATGAGGGCATCCGCGCCCGCGAGCTACGCATCATCGATCATAACGGTGATCAGCTTGGAATCAAAACTCGTACGGAGGCACTTGAAATTGCCGCACGTGCGAATTTGGATCTCGTCCTTGTCGCTCCGCAAGCGAAACCCCCAGTAGCTCGTATCATGGACTATGGGAAATTCAAATTTGAGCAACAGAAAAAGGACCGTGAAGTACGTAAGAATCAAAAAATTATCTTGCTCAAAGAAGTTCGGTTAAGCCCAACGATCGATGAACATGATTTTCAGACGAAACTACGTAACGCGATCAAGTTCCTTGAAAAAGGCGACAAAGTAAAGTGCTCTATCCGTTTCCGCGGACGTGCAATCACGCACAAGGAAATTGGACAACGTGTTCTTGACCGCTTTGCTGAAGCGTGTAAAGACGTATCGACGGTGGAACAAAAACCGAAGATGGAAGGTCGAAGCATGTTCTTAGTGCTTTCGCCAACAGCAGAAAAACAGTAA
- the rpmI gene encoding 50S ribosomal protein L35 yields MPKMKTHRGSAKRFKKTASGKLKRGRAYTSHLFANKSTKAKRHLRKASLVSSGDYKRIREMLTYMK; encoded by the coding sequence ATGCCAAAAATGAAAACTCACCGCGGCTCCGCGAAACGTTTCAAAAAAACTGCATCCGGTAAATTGAAACGTGGCCGTGCTTACACAAGTCACCTTTTTGCGAACAAATCGACGAAAGCAAAACGCCACCTGCGTAAAGCTTCACTCGTTTCTTCAGGAGACTACAAACGCATTCGCGAAATGCTTACGTACATGAAATAA
- the rplT gene encoding 50S ribosomal protein L20 gives MPRVKGGTVTRKRRNRVLKLAKGYYGSKHRLYKVANQQVMKSLNYAYRDRRQKKREFRKLWITRINAAARINGLSYSTLMHGLKVAGIDVNRKMLADLAVTDAQAFTQLADAAKKAIAK, from the coding sequence ATGCCACGCGTAAAAGGTGGAACAGTGACGCGCAAGCGTCGTAATCGAGTATTGAAATTAGCAAAAGGCTACTACGGGTCAAAACATAGACTTTATAAAGTTGCAAACCAACAGGTCATGAAATCATTAAACTATGCATACCGTGACCGTCGTCAAAAGAAACGTGAATTCCGTAAACTTTGGATTACACGTATCAATGCGGCAGCACGTATCAACGGACTTTCATATAGCACGCTTATGCACGGCTTGAAAGTGGCTGGTATCGATGTTAACCGTAAAATGCTTGCAGATCTTGCAGTAACTGACGCACAAGCGTTCACACAACTTGCAGATGCAGCGAAAAAAGCAATCGCAAAATAA
- a CDS encoding DUF1294 domain-containing protein yields MQSVLISGVMFMSIWAFAAMGYDKRQAKKKGQRIPERTLWLLAIIGGGIGAYFGMQVFRHKTRHTAFRIGFLLLAIIHGIGILYLLGIHIPGISEV; encoded by the coding sequence ATGCAATCGGTACTCATAAGTGGGGTTATGTTCATGTCCATATGGGCGTTTGCTGCAATGGGCTACGATAAGCGTCAAGCGAAAAAGAAGGGGCAAAGAATTCCGGAAAGAACTTTATGGTTGTTAGCTATTATAGGTGGTGGCATTGGTGCATACTTCGGTATGCAAGTATTTCGTCATAAAACACGCCACACAGCATTTCGCATTGGTTTTCTCCTATTGGCAATCATTCACGGAATCGGTATACTCTATCTTTTAGGCATACATATTCCGGGTATTTCAGAAGTCTAA
- a CDS encoding sigma-w pathway protein ysdB translates to MGLLIRFIIIAFIVYLFYRGIRYLTDPKRKLDDAYEQQQFYFYDDIKNVRKNFFITYKGAMFEGEKYLGTTDDSIDVVSIFIWVKDEAKLQGFTKDDFHFLTSEILSNYPKADISWKNPIEQLMKAR, encoded by the coding sequence ATGGGCTTGCTCATTCGCTTTATCATCATTGCCTTTATCGTTTACTTGTTCTATCGTGGAATTCGTTATTTGACGGATCCGAAACGTAAATTAGATGATGCTTATGAACAACAGCAATTTTACTTCTATGATGATATTAAAAACGTACGCAAAAATTTCTTTATTACGTATAAGGGTGCAATGTTTGAAGGTGAAAAGTATTTAGGCACAACGGATGATTCCATCGACGTTGTCTCCATTTTCATCTGGGTGAAAGATGAAGCGAAGCTACAAGGCTTTACCAAGGATGATTTTCACTTCTTGACATCCGAAATTCTATCCAACTATCCCAAAGCGGACATTAGTTGGAAAAATCCAATCGAACAATTGATGAAAGCCCGTTGA
- a CDS encoding dUTP diphosphatase — MKLTKLYMMQRELDAFIQNNREQQTDVFQEKGLALLIELAELANETRCFKFWSTKGPSDNAVILEEYVDSIHFLLSLGIEKGFDTLATWPEGKVEGDLTQLFLKTTVSIHQFLSELTIAAYEQIWIHYGAIAQKLGFTNEEIIDAYIAKNEENYTRQKTGY; from the coding sequence ATGAAATTGACAAAATTATATATGATGCAGCGTGAGCTAGATGCATTTATTCAAAATAATCGTGAACAACAGACGGATGTTTTTCAAGAAAAAGGATTAGCGCTCCTCATTGAACTAGCGGAGTTGGCAAACGAGACAAGATGTTTTAAGTTTTGGAGTACGAAAGGGCCGTCTGACAATGCAGTCATTCTTGAAGAGTATGTAGACTCCATCCATTTCTTATTATCGTTAGGGATTGAGAAAGGGTTCGATACGTTAGCAACATGGCCTGAAGGTAAAGTAGAAGGCGACTTGACACAATTGTTCTTAAAAACGACCGTGTCTATTCATCAATTTCTAAGCGAACTAACAATAGCTGCATATGAACAAATTTGGATCCATTATGGCGCGATTGCTCAAAAATTAGGATTTACAAATGAAGAGATTATCGACGCATACA